A genomic segment from Tuwongella immobilis encodes:
- a CDS encoding CDP-alcohol phosphatidyltransferase family protein yields MLDGRMRRMIDPIVDRLAGLLSRLGCSANAVTLIGFGIGILAGIALAYRAYELALAAILLNRVADGLDGALARRLGPTDLGAYLDIVLDFLIYSGLIFGFAVGQPESALAAAFLIFSFVGTGSSFLAFAILAAKRGESTTSRGKKGIYYLSGLAEGTETIAVLVLICLRPDWFVPIAYTFGGICWLTTLLRILEVAQRLRLPPPQPESVG; encoded by the coding sequence ATGTTGGACGGCCGAATGCGGCGAATGATTGACCCGATTGTCGATCGCTTGGCCGGATTGCTGAGCCGACTGGGTTGCAGCGCCAATGCCGTCACGCTCATCGGATTTGGCATCGGCATCCTCGCCGGAATCGCCCTGGCATATCGGGCATACGAGCTGGCATTGGCCGCGATTCTGCTCAACCGCGTCGCCGATGGCCTGGACGGTGCCCTGGCCCGACGATTGGGACCGACCGACTTGGGTGCGTATCTCGATATTGTGCTCGATTTTTTGATTTATTCCGGGCTGATATTCGGATTCGCCGTCGGCCAGCCGGAATCCGCTCTCGCAGCCGCGTTCCTGATTTTCAGCTTCGTCGGCACGGGGAGTTCCTTCCTGGCGTTCGCCATTCTGGCGGCCAAACGCGGGGAATCGACCACTTCCCGCGGCAAAAAAGGCATCTACTACCTCAGTGGCCTCGCCGAAGGCACCGAGACCATCGCCGTCTTGGTGCTGATCTGCCTGCGACCAGATTGGTTTGTGCCCATCGCCTACACCTTCGGCGGCATCTGCTGGCTGACCACCCTGCTCCGCATCCTCGAAGTCGCCCAGCGACTCCGCCTCCCGCCGCCCCAGCCGGAATCCGTTGGATGA